A genomic window from Sphingobacterium sp. BN32 includes:
- the gldG gene encoding gliding motility-associated ABC transporter substrate-binding protein GldG yields the protein MYSIFKKEIANYFNAYTGYLAIALFLLITGLLCWIFPDTAILDAGYANMDSFFNLAPYVLLFLIPAICMRSIAGEKSDGTYDLLLSRPISITELVLGKFFGALVILVLAIAPTLVYPVSLYFLANPVGNIDTGAIIGSYIGLLFLGIAFIAISIFSSSISKNPIVAFLIAVFGCFFFYYAFDAISGFSAFFAFEYGIKQFGIQEHYFNISRGVLTGADLIYFISLAFIFIVFTIGHLNRFFTATRKTMSMYAGAIVLVLILNQSFITSHLGRIDFTADKRFTLSETSKDLAKSLKKDIQVTIFLDGDLPNGFSRLKNSAVEMLNNLRAYNSGRISFNVINPLEGTEKERQEFSNALIQRGLYPTNLNVKSDGGMSQKAIFPWAIVGDGEQEIAVNLLQTKMGAAPEDVLNNSVQNLEYAFASALKKLNSGETPFIGFTEGHGEPSDLELYDAMQSLMSTGQVGRVNLDSTNYQSLDQLSLMIVAKPQQAFSEAEKYKIDYFVRNGGRIIWAIDPIDASLEHIRQSGSQPLVTRQLNLEDQLFTYGVRINYDLIADLNCGQIPVTVGNISGQPQIELAPWYFFPILVPTSKSTLVKNLDGIRTEFISTLDTIASQGIRKEIILTSSPFSRVVTPPSQIGLQLLDEQPDPNKFKSKPLPVAVLMEGKFPYLYENRPTPEGIAEGKDLSQLSKEAKMFVISDGDWLINQVNQADQSPFPLGWDRYMQQQFANKTLLNNLVDYMLYDESLVALRGREVKLRLLDQAKVKSDKVFWQVVNVGAPILLLFLFAGSQQWLRRRKYGKH from the coding sequence TTGTATAGTATTTTCAAAAAAGAGATTGCAAATTATTTCAACGCCTATACAGGATACCTGGCGATTGCGCTGTTCCTGTTAATAACAGGCTTGTTATGTTGGATTTTCCCAGATACCGCTATTCTAGATGCAGGCTATGCAAATATGGATAGCTTTTTTAACCTTGCACCTTACGTATTGCTTTTTCTTATTCCTGCAATCTGTATGCGCAGTATTGCCGGAGAAAAGTCTGATGGTACATACGACTTACTGCTGAGCCGTCCGATATCGATTACCGAGCTTGTCTTAGGGAAGTTCTTCGGTGCATTGGTCATTCTTGTGCTAGCTATTGCACCTACGCTGGTGTATCCGGTTAGTCTCTACTTCCTAGCGAATCCTGTTGGCAATATTGACACAGGCGCTATTATTGGCTCCTATATAGGATTACTATTCCTGGGGATAGCCTTTATCGCGATCAGCATATTCAGCTCCAGTATCAGCAAGAATCCTATTGTGGCTTTCCTTATTGCAGTCTTTGGCTGTTTCTTTTTCTATTATGCTTTTGATGCTATCAGCGGCTTTTCGGCATTCTTTGCTTTCGAATATGGGATTAAACAGTTCGGCATTCAGGAACATTATTTCAATATCAGCCGCGGGGTCTTAACAGGTGCAGACTTGATCTATTTTATATCCCTTGCCTTTATCTTTATCGTCTTTACAATCGGCCATCTGAATCGCTTTTTCACAGCGACGCGGAAGACTATGAGCATGTACGCAGGAGCAATCGTATTGGTTTTAATTCTCAACCAGTCCTTTATTACTTCCCATCTAGGGCGTATAGACTTTACTGCGGATAAGCGATTTACCCTATCCGAAACCAGCAAGGACCTGGCAAAGTCATTGAAGAAAGATATACAGGTCACTATATTTCTGGATGGCGATCTTCCGAACGGCTTTTCTCGCTTGAAGAACAGCGCTGTGGAGATGCTGAACAATTTACGTGCTTACAACAGCGGAAGGATAAGCTTTAATGTGATCAATCCATTGGAGGGTACCGAAAAGGAAAGACAAGAGTTTAGCAATGCGCTTATACAGCGGGGATTATACCCTACGAACCTCAATGTCAAGAGCGACGGCGGAATGTCGCAAAAGGCAATCTTCCCTTGGGCTATCGTAGGCGATGGCGAACAGGAGATTGCTGTTAATCTATTGCAGACTAAGATGGGGGCTGCACCTGAGGATGTGCTGAATAACTCCGTTCAGAACTTAGAATATGCCTTTGCTAGCGCGTTGAAGAAGTTAAACAGTGGCGAGACGCCGTTTATCGGTTTTACCGAAGGACATGGCGAGCCTAGCGATCTGGAACTATATGACGCGATGCAATCGCTGATGTCTACCGGACAGGTAGGACGTGTGAACTTAGACTCCACGAACTATCAATCCTTGGATCAGCTATCCTTAATGATTGTAGCGAAGCCACAGCAAGCTTTCAGCGAAGCTGAGAAATATAAGATAGACTATTTTGTTAGAAACGGAGGTCGCATTATCTGGGCTATTGACCCGATAGATGCGAGTTTAGAGCATATCCGCCAATCCGGCAGCCAACCGCTCGTTACGCGACAGCTGAACCTGGAAGATCAGCTATTTACCTACGGCGTGCGGATCAACTATGACCTGATTGCCGATTTAAACTGCGGACAGATTCCAGTGACGGTAGGCAATATATCCGGACAGCCACAGATTGAGCTTGCGCCTTGGTACTTCTTCCCTATCCTCGTACCGACTAGCAAATCGACTTTGGTAAAAAACCTCGATGGCATCCGTACGGAATTTATCAGCACATTGGACACTATTGCTAGCCAAGGCATACGCAAAGAGATTATCTTAACTTCTTCACCGTTCAGCAGAGTGGTCACTCCACCTAGCCAAATCGGATTACAGTTATTGGACGAACAACCTGATCCTAATAAATTCAAGTCAAAGCCGCTTCCGGTTGCTGTCCTAATGGAAGGGAAATTCCCATACCTGTATGAGAACCGCCCTACTCCGGAAGGGATTGCGGAAGGAAAAGACTTAAGCCAGCTTTCCAAAGAGGCAAAGATGTTCGTTATTTCCGATGGCGACTGGTTGATTAATCAGGTGAACCAAGCGGATCAATCACCATTTCCTTTAGGCTGGGATCGATATATGCAGCAGCAATTTGCTAACAAAACGCTTTTGAATAATCTGGTAGACTATATGCTTTATGATGAGAGTCTGGTCGCTCTACGTGGTCGCGAAGTGAAATTAAGATTATTAGATCAAGCGAAAGTGAAATCAGATAAGGTGTTCTGGCAGGTCGTTAATGTGGGAGCTCCTATACTCCTATTATTCTTGTTCGCAGGCTCGCAGCAGTGGCTTCGCAGAAGAAAATACGGCAAACATTAA
- a CDS encoding succinate CoA transferase: MLERIRLERLKDKVTTAEEAVKLIEDGMVVGSSGFTKAGDSKVVLPALAERAKTENIKITLMTGASLGHGTDGKLAEAGALKKRMPFQVDPVLRSKINSGEVLFIDQHLSESAELLHNKNLPDVDIAVIEVAYIDRDGSIIPTTSVGNSVTFASLAKKVILEVNTSIPEDVYGIHDIYQAEDYPHRNVIPIVAPWNKIGRKTIPLNPDKVAAIVFTDKHDSPADIAEPDAKTSAIAKHILEFFEEEVRLGHLTDRLLPIQAGIGKVANAVLTGFKHSNFYDLTMFSEVLQDSTFDLIDAGKLSFASASSVTVSQACYERVFGNLQRYRDKFVLRPQNISNTPGLIRRLGIIAINTAIEFDIYGNVNSTHIGGTKIMNGIGGSGDFARNAYLSIFVTQAASKENKISHILPMVSHTDHTEHDVDILVTDIGLADLRGLAPRERAQKIIDNCVHPDYKDELQSYFDRACQRGGHTPHLLEEAFSWHIRFNETGSMKKA; this comes from the coding sequence ATGTTAGAAAGAATTCGTTTAGAAAGACTAAAAGACAAAGTTACTACGGCCGAAGAGGCTGTGAAATTAATTGAGGACGGCATGGTTGTCGGATCGAGCGGTTTCACGAAAGCTGGAGATAGTAAGGTCGTTCTTCCTGCATTAGCAGAACGAGCAAAGACTGAAAATATAAAGATTACCCTAATGACCGGTGCGTCTTTAGGTCATGGTACAGATGGTAAGTTAGCGGAAGCAGGTGCTTTAAAGAAACGCATGCCCTTTCAAGTAGATCCTGTACTTCGTAGCAAGATTAACTCAGGTGAGGTTTTGTTTATCGATCAACACCTTAGTGAAAGTGCAGAGTTATTGCACAATAAAAACCTTCCGGATGTGGATATCGCTGTTATCGAGGTCGCATATATCGACAGAGATGGTAGCATCATCCCAACCACATCGGTTGGTAATTCCGTAACCTTTGCATCTTTAGCAAAGAAAGTGATCCTGGAGGTCAATACTTCTATTCCTGAAGATGTATATGGTATCCATGATATCTATCAGGCGGAAGATTACCCACATCGTAATGTGATTCCTATCGTTGCGCCATGGAACAAGATCGGACGCAAGACTATCCCATTGAATCCGGATAAAGTAGCTGCGATCGTATTCACGGACAAGCATGATAGCCCGGCGGATATCGCTGAGCCTGATGCGAAAACTTCGGCGATTGCGAAACATATTCTGGAGTTCTTTGAAGAAGAGGTTCGTCTAGGGCACTTAACAGATCGTTTATTACCTATCCAAGCAGGTATTGGTAAAGTAGCGAATGCGGTATTGACAGGTTTCAAGCACAGTAACTTCTACGATCTGACGATGTTCTCAGAAGTGTTGCAGGACAGTACATTTGACTTGATTGATGCTGGAAAGCTAAGCTTTGCGTCGGCATCTTCCGTAACAGTGTCTCAGGCTTGCTATGAACGTGTATTTGGAAACTTACAACGCTATAGAGATAAGTTTGTACTACGTCCGCAAAACATCTCGAATACGCCGGGTCTTATTCGCCGTTTAGGGATTATCGCGATCAATACAGCGATTGAGTTTGATATCTATGGAAATGTGAATTCAACCCATATCGGCGGTACGAAGATTATGAACGGTATTGGTGGTTCTGGTGACTTTGCTAGAAATGCATACTTGAGTATTTTCGTAACGCAAGCTGCTTCTAAAGAGAACAAGATTTCTCATATCTTGCCGATGGTGTCTCATACAGACCATACAGAGCACGATGTTGACATCTTAGTAACGGATATAGGTTTGGCAGACTTAAGGGGTCTAGCGCCGCGCGAACGTGCGCAAAAGATTATTGATAATTGTGTGCATCCGGATTATAAGGATGAACTTCAGTCTTACTTTGATAGAGCTTGTCAAAGAGGAGGACATACGCCTCATTTATTGGAGGAAGCTTTCAGCTGGCATATTCGTTTCAACGAAACGGGTAGCATGAAGAAAGCATAA
- a CDS encoding AraC family transcriptional regulator — MHKEYVDKYYLTEVDTFDHSIYCHHAVMGEHHVTEHYHKKGQFLYTEGGVVFLKTPDKSYFLPARHYIWIPAGVKHSIHPSGPQVVMRNLYFPTFETDTAFFEKINIYPVSDLLNELIMFTNRWNGNIFPEEEPKFSIAKAFKLILPEISPAELPLALPYPKNDKLKQIVNYLEQNISENISFKSLAENFDISERTLARLFQKELNMSYIQYFTILRMLTSLKLLLDEKLSVNEVALRVGYNSLPTFSNTFNKVIGVRPSEYVKNRNLLL; from the coding sequence ATGCATAAAGAATATGTTGACAAATATTACTTGACAGAAGTAGACACCTTTGACCATAGCATCTACTGTCATCATGCCGTAATGGGCGAACACCACGTTACGGAACATTACCACAAAAAAGGACAATTTCTATACACTGAGGGTGGTGTCGTATTCTTAAAAACTCCTGACAAATCGTACTTTCTCCCAGCACGCCATTATATCTGGATTCCTGCCGGTGTTAAACATAGCATACACCCCAGCGGGCCGCAGGTCGTGATGAGAAACTTATATTTCCCTACTTTCGAAACAGACACAGCTTTCTTCGAGAAGATCAATATCTACCCGGTTAGCGACTTACTGAACGAACTGATCATGTTTACGAACCGATGGAATGGCAATATCTTCCCGGAAGAAGAACCTAAGTTTTCAATAGCCAAGGCTTTCAAATTGATACTACCGGAGATCTCACCAGCAGAACTCCCACTAGCTCTTCCCTATCCGAAAAACGACAAGCTTAAGCAGATCGTCAATTACCTCGAGCAGAACATCTCCGAGAACATTAGTTTCAAGTCCCTAGCAGAGAATTTCGATATCAGCGAACGTACGCTTGCGCGATTGTTCCAAAAGGAACTCAACATGTCATACATCCAGTACTTTACCATACTGCGTATGTTGACCTCGCTAAAACTATTGTTAGACGAAAAACTGAGTGTCAATGAAGTGGCGTTGCGCGTAGGTTATAACAGTCTACCGACTTTCAGTAATACCTTTAATAAGGTTATCGGCGTACGCCCGAGCGAATATGTAAAAAACAGAAACTTACTATTATAA
- a CDS encoding DUF1080 domain-containing protein: MKLRSLTLGLALGLLCACGSQAQVSNKAVKTPKAIQLFNGKDMKNWTPKIRLHEVGDNYANTFRVEDGLLKVRYDGYDNFNQQYGHLAYNKPFSYYVLRVEYRFVDEQTKGGEGWAWRNSGAMLHGQDPKTMLKDQDFPISIEGQLLGGDGKNERTNSNLCTPGTNVVIKEKLFTPHCLSSTSKTYHGDQWVTAEFVVLGDSLIQHILDGQVVLEYNKPQIGGKNVDNYDPKQKIDGKLLDSGFIYLQSESHPIDFRKVELFDLSNYKGDKAKLDAAVKKVLGN, translated from the coding sequence ATGAAGTTAAGATCCCTAACCCTAGGCTTAGCATTGGGGCTACTATGCGCATGCGGAAGCCAAGCGCAGGTCAGCAACAAGGCAGTCAAAACCCCCAAAGCGATACAGTTATTCAACGGAAAAGACATGAAAAACTGGACGCCGAAAATAAGATTGCATGAAGTTGGAGATAACTATGCCAATACCTTCCGTGTCGAAGACGGTCTATTGAAAGTTAGATACGACGGATACGATAATTTCAATCAACAGTACGGTCACCTTGCATATAATAAGCCTTTCAGCTATTATGTATTACGCGTAGAGTATCGTTTCGTAGACGAGCAAACAAAAGGCGGCGAAGGCTGGGCATGGCGTAACAGTGGCGCGATGCTGCACGGGCAGGATCCGAAAACCATGTTGAAAGATCAGGACTTCCCAATCTCTATCGAAGGACAATTATTAGGTGGCGACGGCAAGAACGAAAGAACAAACTCCAACCTCTGTACTCCCGGAACCAACGTCGTCATCAAAGAAAAGCTATTTACCCCACATTGTCTGAGCTCCACCTCAAAGACCTACCATGGCGACCAATGGGTAACTGCCGAGTTTGTGGTATTAGGCGACTCCTTAATCCAACACATATTAGATGGCCAAGTCGTATTAGAATACAACAAACCACAGATCGGTGGCAAGAATGTCGACAACTACGACCCCAAACAAAAAATCGACGGCAAATTGCTCGACAGCGGATTTATCTACCTTCAGAGCGAAAGTCACCCTATCGATTTCCGAAAAGTAGAATTATTTGATCTAAGTAATTATAAGGGGGATAAAGCAAAGCTGGATGCAGCAGTGAAGAAAGTGCTGGGAAATTAG
- the rpsT gene encoding 30S ribosomal protein S20, with translation MANHKSAIKRIRANAAKRLRNRYQAKTTRNAIKKLRLTTDPEEAKALYPRVVSMLDRLAKKNVIHKKKANNNKSKLAKFVNKLG, from the coding sequence ATGGCAAATCATAAATCAGCGATCAAAAGAATTAGAGCTAACGCTGCGAAGCGTCTAAGAAACCGTTACCAAGCAAAAACAACTCGTAACGCGATCAAAAAATTACGTCTTACAACAGATCCAGAAGAGGCGAAAGCGTTATATCCACGCGTGGTTTCTATGCTAGATCGTTTGGCTAAGAAAAATGTAATTCACAAGAAAAAAGCAAACAACAACAAATCTAAATTAGCGAAATTCGTTAATAAGTTAGGTTAA
- a CDS encoding RNA methyltransferase — protein MQKLSMDQLNRVDVETFKNQDKTPLVIVLDSVRSMHNVGSAFRTGDAFAVEKILLCGITGTPPHREIEKTALGATQSVVWEYHKQTLDAVKILQSEGYKVYSIEQVDKSISLQNFQPAENEKIAIVFGNEVHGVEEDVIAASDGCLEIPQFGTKHSFNVSVTIGIVLWDLVNKLNFIKK, from the coding sequence ATGCAAAAATTATCGATGGATCAGCTCAATAGAGTTGACGTAGAAACGTTTAAGAATCAAGATAAAACCCCCTTGGTTATTGTTTTAGACAGTGTTCGCAGCATGCACAACGTCGGGTCGGCTTTCAGAACCGGAGATGCTTTCGCTGTAGAAAAAATTCTTCTATGTGGAATCACGGGAACTCCCCCACACCGCGAAATCGAGAAAACAGCCCTAGGAGCCACACAATCGGTCGTATGGGAATATCATAAGCAAACCCTAGACGCTGTTAAAATATTGCAGTCTGAAGGCTATAAAGTGTATTCTATCGAACAAGTGGACAAGTCTATCTCCCTGCAAAACTTCCAACCCGCAGAAAACGAAAAAATCGCTATTGTATTTGGAAATGAGGTGCATGGCGTAGAAGAGGACGTTATTGCAGCATCCGACGGATGCTTGGAAATCCCACAATTTGGCACCAAACATTCCTTCAATGTTTCCGTAACGATAGGAATTGTCTTGTGGGATTTAGTAAATAAACTCAACTTTATTAAGAAATAG
- the sucD gene encoding succinate--CoA ligase subunit alpha, producing the protein MSVLVNKDSKVIVQGFTGNEGTYHASQMIEYGTNVVGGVTPGKGGQSHLDRPVFNTVQDAVDATGANVSIIFVPPAFAADAIMEAAAAGIALIVCITEGIPTKDMIQVKSYLSDKNSRLIGPNCPGIITAEEAKIGIMPGFIFKKGKVGVVSKSGTLTYEAVDQTVKAGLGITTAIGIGGDPIIGTTTKEAIELLMNDPETEGIIMIGEIGGGMEAEAARWIKENGTKPVVGFIAGQTAPPGRRMGHAGAIVGGADDTAAAKMQIMRECGIRVVESPAEIGKAIAEELAK; encoded by the coding sequence ATGAGTGTATTAGTAAATAAAGATTCTAAAGTAATCGTTCAAGGTTTCACCGGTAACGAGGGTACTTATCATGCATCTCAAATGATTGAGTACGGTACAAACGTAGTTGGTGGTGTTACACCAGGAAAAGGTGGTCAATCTCATTTAGACCGTCCGGTATTCAACACCGTACAAGACGCTGTTGATGCAACAGGTGCTAACGTATCTATTATTTTTGTTCCACCAGCATTCGCTGCGGACGCAATCATGGAAGCTGCTGCTGCAGGAATCGCGTTGATCGTTTGTATCACTGAAGGTATCCCTACTAAAGATATGATTCAAGTAAAATCTTACTTGAGCGACAAAAACTCTCGTTTAATTGGCCCTAACTGTCCGGGTATCATCACTGCTGAAGAAGCAAAAATTGGTATCATGCCAGGCTTTATCTTCAAAAAAGGTAAAGTAGGTGTTGTTTCTAAATCAGGAACTTTAACTTACGAAGCCGTAGATCAAACGGTAAAAGCAGGATTAGGAATTACAACAGCTATCGGTATTGGTGGTGACCCAATCATTGGTACTACAACAAAAGAAGCTATTGAATTATTAATGAACGATCCAGAAACTGAAGGTATCATCATGATTGGTGAGATCGGTGGTGGCATGGAAGCTGAGGCTGCTCGTTGGATTAAAGAAAACGGTACTAAACCAGTTGTAGGTTTCATCGCTGGACAAACAGCGCCTCCGGGACGCCGTATGGGTCACGCTGGTGCAATCGTTGGTGGTGCTGATGATACGGCTGCTGCAAAAATGCAGATCATGCGTGAGTGCGGAATCCGTGTAGTAGAATCTCCTGCTGAAATTGGAAAAGCAATCGCTGAAGAATTAGCTAAATAA
- a CDS encoding DUF4252 domain-containing protein, producing the protein MKRGIGFIVAVCIGLLLQSCFVKTSPNMAFIHKGDISRNAEVVSVKVPGILMRTFILGELREMKEEDPMLAMALKKIKSIKLTAIEGEKGHRLHQRFTNYLADQKFEELMSIYSDGAKVSINTLTKGDRIKKIMLGVVDNEDQVFIELKSDMSLSELNQLVDHYETTKGKEKKEKKTANAEDLAFAK; encoded by the coding sequence ATGAAAAGAGGAATAGGATTTATTGTAGCCGTTTGCATAGGATTATTATTGCAAAGTTGTTTTGTAAAGACAAGCCCGAATATGGCCTTTATCCATAAAGGAGATATCAGTCGCAATGCGGAAGTGGTATCGGTCAAGGTGCCGGGAATTTTAATGCGCACGTTTATCCTCGGGGAGCTACGGGAGATGAAAGAGGAGGATCCGATGCTGGCGATGGCTTTGAAGAAAATCAAAAGCATTAAGCTAACGGCGATCGAAGGGGAGAAGGGGCATCGCTTACATCAGCGTTTTACGAACTACCTTGCCGATCAGAAATTTGAAGAACTGATGAGTATTTACAGTGATGGCGCCAAAGTGAGCATCAATACCTTGACTAAAGGCGACCGCATAAAGAAGATTATGTTGGGGGTCGTGGATAACGAAGATCAGGTTTTTATTGAGCTCAAATCGGACATGAGCCTTAGCGAGCTGAACCAATTGGTCGATCATTACGAGACGACGAAAGGCAAAGAGAAGAAAGAGAAAAAGACAGCAAATGCGGAAGATTTAGCATTTGCGAAATAG
- a CDS encoding DUF4252 domain-containing protein — MKTIMLICALLFAGIAQAQVSKLDDIFEQYKEQKGVTSIKIGKPMFKMLNKMNIDDADLETIRPLFSKINSIKMLIVEGSQPTLKNAVNNAVDNLKFEELMVVNSEGNKIKFLAKSVDGDLLNNLLLSIVSDEDTIFMILDGAMSYDDINNLVNKND, encoded by the coding sequence ATGAAAACGATCATGTTAATCTGCGCCTTGCTTTTCGCGGGCATCGCACAAGCACAAGTCTCGAAACTGGATGATATTTTTGAGCAATACAAGGAACAAAAGGGGGTAACCAGCATTAAAATCGGTAAGCCGATGTTTAAGATGTTGAACAAAATGAACATCGACGATGCGGATTTGGAAACGATCAGACCCTTATTCAGCAAGATCAATTCGATCAAGATGCTGATTGTTGAGGGCTCTCAACCGACCTTAAAAAACGCGGTGAACAATGCTGTCGATAACCTGAAGTTTGAAGAGCTGATGGTGGTGAATTCGGAAGGCAACAAGATTAAGTTTTTGGCGAAGTCTGTAGATGGCGACCTGTTGAACAACCTGCTCTTGAGCATTGTTTCTGATGAGGACACGATCTTTATGATCCTTGACGGAGCAATGAGTTACGACGACATCAACAACCTAGTGAATAAAAACGATTAG
- a CDS encoding RNA polymerase sigma factor encodes MNQETFKNTVFVLKDKLYRFANRFLAHEEDAFDLVQELMLKLWEKRSDLNHVANMEAFAMGTLRNMALNKIERAGRQAKYLQEVPTDIQAERYPALTQELILKYIDALPEKQRMVMYLRDVEEYEIADISKLCQIDENAVRVNLSRARQSVRASLTKVFDYEERRIGSIKS; translated from the coding sequence ATGAATCAAGAAACCTTTAAAAATACAGTATTCGTCCTTAAGGATAAGCTGTATCGCTTTGCGAATAGGTTTCTGGCCCATGAGGAAGATGCGTTTGATCTGGTGCAGGAATTAATGTTGAAGCTGTGGGAAAAGCGATCGGATTTAAATCATGTAGCGAATATGGAAGCCTTTGCGATGGGCACGCTGAGGAACATGGCCTTGAACAAGATTGAAAGGGCGGGCAGGCAGGCGAAGTACCTTCAGGAGGTGCCGACTGATATTCAAGCCGAGCGATACCCGGCACTGACGCAGGAGCTTATTCTGAAATACATTGATGCCCTGCCGGAAAAACAACGCATGGTGATGTATTTAAGAGATGTGGAGGAATATGAAATAGCAGATATTTCCAAACTCTGCCAAATAGATGAAAATGCCGTTCGAGTAAATCTGTCCAGAGCGAGACAGTCTGTACGAGCGAGTTTAACAAAAGTATTCGATTATGAAGAAAGAAGAATTGGATCCATTAAGAGCTAA
- a CDS encoding DinB family protein: MSIKDGFLVELERETNSTRRIIDRLKDEDLAFRPHEKSMSLGALIGHVVELHNWVATALTRNDFNLQTDYKPFKPSTVAELKQALEEGFKANEQTLNTFPEEEWFKTWTMRVGDYVIGEMPKLGALRFVINNHLIHHRGQATVYLRLLDIPVPGLYGPSADEQK; encoded by the coding sequence ATGAGTATTAAAGATGGATTTCTAGTAGAACTAGAACGCGAAACCAATAGTACCCGTCGTATTATCGATCGTTTGAAAGATGAAGACCTTGCTTTTAGACCGCACGAAAAGTCTATGTCCTTAGGCGCACTAATAGGTCATGTGGTTGAGTTGCATAATTGGGTTGCAACAGCATTAACAAGAAATGACTTCAATTTGCAAACAGACTATAAACCCTTCAAACCGTCGACTGTAGCTGAACTTAAACAGGCTTTGGAAGAAGGTTTCAAAGCAAACGAGCAAACACTTAATACGTTCCCTGAAGAGGAATGGTTCAAAACATGGACTATGCGTGTTGGTGATTACGTGATTGGTGAGATGCCTAAGCTAGGCGCCCTACGTTTCGTTATCAATAACCACCTGATTCACCACCGTGGACAAGCAACTGTATATCTACGTTTGTTAGACATCCCGGTACCTGGACTCTATGGTCCATCCGCGGACGAGCAAAAATAA